The window AAGGAGGGGAACATAGAACTTGAGGACCTTCATGTTCAATACCGTCCTAATCTTCCAATGGTTCTGAAAGGAATCACTTGTACCTTCCctaaaaggaagaagattgGTGTTGTTGGCAGGACAGGAAGTGGCAAGTCCACGTTAATCCAAGCACTTTTTAGGATGGTTGAGCCCTTTGCAGGAAGGATACTCATTGATGGAGTTGATATTGCTAAAATGGGTCTGCATGATCTGAGGTCTAGGCTGGGTATCATTCCACAAGACCCAACATTGTTCAAAGGAACCATGAGAACAAATCTTGACCCTTTGCAGCAACATACTGATCAAGAAATATGGGAGGTGAGATTCCAAATGCCTttttagagaatgaaaagtTAACGTGATCGTAAAACTGACTCGATGTTTCAGGTCCTTCGGAAGTGTCGGTTCGCCGAGATCTTCAAAACGGATCAAACGGTTCTTGAAGCACCAGGTGGGTTacttttttttgaagttcttgTTCAGTTTATGTTATCTTTTACTCATGAGTACTGTTTTGGTGTTGGGAAATGGTGCAGTTGCTGAAGGTGGAGAGAATTGGAGTGTTGGACAGCGGCAGCTTGTTTGCTTAGCTAGAGTGCTTCTTAAGAAGCGTAGGATTCTTGTTTTGGATGAGGCAACAGCTTCCATTGATACTGCGACAGAGAATATAATCCAAGAAACGATACGGGAGGAGACGAAAGGATGTACTGTTATCACCGTAGCTCATCGTATACCGACTGTTATCGACAATGATTTGGTTTTGGTTCTTGATGAAGGTAAGCTAAGTTCTTGTGTAGTTTagtaattgtgagatcccacgtcggttggagaggagaacgaaatattctttataaggatgtggaaacctctctctaggagacgcattttaaaaaccttgaggggaaccccgaaagggaaagctcaaagaggacaatatctactagcggtgggcttgagctgttacgaATGGTacacgaaacattttttataagagtgtgaaaacctattcctagcagacgcgttttaaaaaccttgaggggaagcccgaaagtgaagtccaaagtggacaatatctactaacagtgagATTTGGGctggttacaaatggtaaacgaaacattctttacaagggtgtggaaacctctatctagtagatgtgttttcaAAGGCTttaggggaagcttgaaagggagagcccaaagaggataacaTCTGCTCGTAGTgtgcttggactgttacaaatggtaaacgaagcattctttataagggtgtggaaacctctccctagaagacgcattttaaaaaccttaagggaaaacccgaaaggaaaaatccaaagaggacaatataggCTAGCAGTAGGCTTCGGCTGTTAAAATggtaaacaaaatattctttacaagagtgtggaaacctgtccctaacaaacgcgttttaaaaaccttgaggggaagccccaAAGGGAAAAAGCCTAGAAAGGACATTATCTGCTAGCAGTTGGTTTGAGCCGTTAAAATACTACTTTCCTTGCAATTCTAATGCACAAGAGTTTCGTTTTTACAGGGAAGGTCATTGAGTACGACAAGCCATCTCGACTACTCGAGAATAGTTCTTCTTCGTTCTCAAAGTTGGTGGCGGAATTCTTGAGAAGATCATCATCCAATAGTCACTCTCAAACAGTGGAGGGTAGCTGAAGTTCTTGAGTTTGATATCATCCAGTAAGAACTGGTACTAACTGCATAGGATGAAGATCCTATGAGCAATACCAAAATCCTAGCAAATACCACTAACAAGCTTTCTAACAATAGTTGATGAGATAGATTAGGTGTTAAccatagctttttttttttttttttttttttttttttttttttttttttttttNTATCTTTCTGTATCTCGACCATTTTGAAACAGGAAGCCTCAAGGAAAGCGTGTAGAGATGTCTATGAACAGGGTGGAGACGGGACATCcctaaaaaacaataataattcattttaactacataatttataagaaattttaataatccTATCTCATTTATCCGAAAGGGAAGAAGATTCTCTCCGCCCTCTCTCTATTCCCTCGTAAACGAGAATTTTCTACTCTATTTGGGATGACCCATGTTAGAGATGCCGTAGAGTTGGACGGGGACATGGAAACCTTCCTCGTCCTTATCTCGAcgtgaaaattttcatttattttgattggAATCAAGGAATTCTCCACCACTGAATATGTGGAGATCAGGTTCGTTTGCTTCTCTCCTCTAAAAGTCGAGTAACTTTACGACTCTCGATCAATTCCGATtcgaagaaatagaaaaaaaagagaagggaacaagaacaaaaagtgAAGAGAAACTTGAACCTCGGTTGATCTTAGCTCATTCACCCTTGTCAGatcattaatttttgaaactttatcGGTAAATAAGTGTTTGGTAATTTCACGAGGTAAATGGGTTCCGAAGCCGTTATTGGGGTAGCATCACACAAGTTGAAAAGGAAGGTCTGGGAATAGAGtcaaaggaagaagacgtaaataagttaaaggtttttttttttttttttttttttttttttttttttttttttttttttttttttttttttttaatctcgaacctgattgaacaaggtaaaacATATTATCCTCTTCCCTCTTCCTTCTCGACCTCTAAAGCCTTCAAACACTCAGTAAAGCAGCGAAAAACAAATAGTGTAGTGAGTCAATTCAATCCtctccttcaccttctttcactcggtaaagctattgagtgaaattttctctattctttatatattataaaatatttatattatttttaaataattttattttttaatataatttataaaatattctaataaatttaaaaatattttataaagaaaaatatattataatgttaattaaaaaattaatattataatatagtttttcaacccttaaaaaaatatttacttatttagttttagttttagttttgaattttgatattatatatatatatatatcaaacgACATGTCGGTTCTAAATACGTTAAAGAACCGATGCTGCTCAGTTCATCTTTCTCGGAGTTCGGCCGCAATTTTCTCTGAAACCTCGAGTCCAAGTTGTTTTTCTGGATTGGAAACCCTAGTTTGTGAATTCCATATTTCGAAAGGAATTCATTTGCTTTCTGACTGATTGACCGCATTTCTCCTCACTGCCACTCCTGTTTTCGTTCATTGTGAGTTCTTAATTCGCTGTTCTATCGTTTCAATTTGGCGAAGAATTGCATATCAGATACCTGCATTACGTTCCTTGAATCTGGACTACGACTTCCACAGGTGCGTGGATTTTACTGTATCAATTGTGGTTATTGCTGATTTTCGACCCTAAGGCTTTTCTCTGGACTGTGAAATTCTTCCTGAATTGCATACTCCGTAGTTCGAAATTTCTCTCGTCACTCAAATCAAGAATAAGAGAAACTTTTCCATTCTGAAGTTTTCTGTGTTATATTAGTTGCGGAAGAATAAATCcaagtttgtttgtttgtttgtttgttactTTGGATTTTCTTCCTGGTGTGCTTCATGTCATTACGTTTTCAGAAGAATCTTAAGAGAATTTGTGGTGTTCTTGATCGTTGTAAACTATTTGCTTATTTTCATGTATCCTCTGAAAATTTTTCGTCTCCGCTGGAATCTTCCATTTCTATAAGAGCTAGAGATTTGCAGCAAATAGTTCAATCTGAATGTCAGACAAAGCTTTCTGATATTGATTTGATCATTTccaaagttcgggttggtcgCAGCGAGGATGAAGTTTTTCAGTCTCTCTTGCACGATCAAGCGTGTAACCGCATACACTTCTCCCATGAACTTGTTTACAAAttgctccaacgattcaaagATGATTGGAAGTCTGCATTGGGTGTTTTTAGATGGGCAGAGTCACTCTCTGGATTCAAGCACACACCGGATTTGTATGACGTTATTATAGATACATTGGGGAAAACAAAGCAAATGGTCAAGATGAAAGGTATGCtagaagaaatgaaggaaGCTCAGCTCGTAACGCTTAATACTCTAGCTAAGGCTATGCGAAGGTTTGCCGGTGCTGGACAATGGGAAGATGCTGTGAGAATATTTGATGATTTGGGAACGTTTGGGTTGGAGAAGAACACTGAATCCATGAATGTGCTGCTTGATACTCTGTGCAAAGAGAAGAGGGTTGAACAAGCTCGACGGATATATTTGGATCTTAAGTCCCATATATCCCCAAATGCCAACACGTTCAACACGTTTATTCATGGTTGGTGTAAAGTCAATAGAGTTGACGAGGCACACTGGACGTTACAAGAAATGAAAGGACATGGTTATCGTCCTTGCGTCATTAGTTATTCAACGATTATCCTATTTTATTGTCGTCGTTGCAAGTTTAGTAAGGTTTATGAGTTGCTTGATGAAATGGATGCTCAAGGATGCCCTGCAAATGTCATCACTTACACTACTATCATGTGTTCACTAACAAAGTCAGAAGAATTTGAGGAAGCCTTGCAAATTGCTGAGAGAATGAAATCTGCTGGATGTGAACCCGATACGctgttttataattgtttgATCCATACATTAGGGAGAGCGGGTAAAGTACAGGAAGCTATTCATGTATTCGAAGTAGAAATGCCGAGCAAGAGTGTTTTGCCGAATACATCGACTTACAATTCTATGATTTCCATGTACTGTCATCGTGCGCAAGAACAGAAGGCTATGAAATTGCTTGAGGAGATGGAGAAATCAGGGCTTTGTAAACCTGATGTCCAGACATATTACCCATTGCTCAAATCCTGCTTTAGAACTGGAAAGACAGACAATGTTTTGAGCAAGTTGTTGGATGACATGATGAATAAACAGCATTTGAGTCTTGATATATCAACTTATTCCCTTTTAATTCATGGTCTTTGTAGATCAAATAAGTGCGAGTGGGCTTACCAGCTATTTGAGACGATGATCGGTCAAGATATAAAGCCGAGATACCTTACATGTAAACTGCTTCTGGATGAAGTTAAGCAGAAGAACATGGATGAAGTTGCTGAGAGGATTGAAGATATCATGAAGAAATTGTGAGCTTCTGAGTAACAAATCTGGATTTTTGTGCACGGTAGGCATAGGCAACGAAGTTGATCATTCGTGATTTTGTTATCTG is drawn from Cucurbita pepo subsp. pepo cultivar mu-cu-16 chromosome LG09, ASM280686v2, whole genome shotgun sequence and contains these coding sequences:
- the LOC111801727 gene encoding pentatricopeptide repeat-containing protein At3g04130, mitochondrial-like — protein: MSLRFQKNLKRICGVLDRCKLFAYFHVSSENFSSPLESSISIRARDLQQIVQSECQTKLSDIDLIISKVRVGRSEDEVFQSLLHDQACNRIHFSHELVYKLLQRFKDDWKSALGVFRWAESLSGFKHTPDLYDVIIDTLGKTKQMVKMKGMLEEMKEAQLVTLNTLAKAMRRFAGAGQWEDAVRIFDDLGTFGLEKNTESMNVLLDTLCKEKRVEQARRIYLDLKSHISPNANTFNTFIHGWCKVNRVDEAHWTLQEMKGHGYRPCVISYSTIILFYCRRCKFSKVYELLDEMDAQGCPANVITYTTIMCSLTKSEEFEEALQIAERMKSAGCEPDTLFYNCLIHTLGRAGKVQEAIHVFEVEMPSKSVLPNTSTYNSMISMYCHRAQEQKAMKLLEEMEKSGLCKPDVQTYYPLLKSCFRTGKTDNVLSKLLDDMMNKQHLSLDISTYSLLIHGLCRSNKCEWAYQLFETMIGQDIKPRYLTCKLLLDEVKQKNMDEVAERIEDIMKKL